A window of Ranitomeya variabilis isolate aRanVar5 chromosome 2, aRanVar5.hap1, whole genome shotgun sequence contains these coding sequences:
- the LOC143809156 gene encoding uncharacterized protein LOC143809156, with product MRTEDQGSRIQILLSGGEDEETENPGSRIQILFSGGEDEKEDPGSRIQILFSGGEDEETEDPGSRIQIIFSGSEDEETEDPGSRIQILFSGGEEKETEDPGSRIQILFSGGEDEETEDPGLRIQIIFSGSEDEETEDPGSRIQILFSGGEEKETDDPGSRIQILFSGGEDEETEDPGSRIPILFSGGEDEEAEDPGSRIQILFSGSEDEETEEPGSRTQILILGDADEENQDQGYSEDERNHTMTSHR from the exons ATGAGAACAGAGGACCAAGGATCGAGGATACAGATTCTCCTTTCAGGAGGTGAAGACGAGGAAACGGAGAACCCAGGATCGAGGATACAGATTCTCTTTTCAGGAGGTGAAGACGAGAAGGAGGACCCAGGATCGAGGATACAGATTCTCTTTTCAGGAGGTGAAGACGAGGAAACGGAGGACCCAGGATCGAGGATACAGATTATCTTTTCAGGAAGTGAAGACGAGGAAACGGAGGACCCAGGATCGAGGATACAGATTCTCTTTTCAGGAGGTGaagagaaagaaacggaggacccaGGATCGCGGATACAGATTCTCTTTTCAGGAGGTGAAGACGAGGAAACGGAGGACCCAGGATTGAGGATACAGATTATCTTTTCAGGAAGTGAAGACGAGGAAACGGAGGACCCAGGATCGAGGATACAGATTCTCTTTTCAGGAGGTGAAGAGAAAGAAACGGATGACCCAGGATCGCGGATACAGATTCTCTTTTCAGGAGGTGAAGACGAGGAAACGGAGGACCCAGGATCGAGGATACCGATTCTCTTTTCAGGAGGTGAAGACGAGGAAGCGGAGGACCCAGGATCGAGGATACAGATTCTCTTTTCAGGAAGTGAAGACGAGGAAACGGAGGAACCAGGATCGAGGACACAGATTCTCATTTTAGGAGATGCAGACGAGGAGAACCAGGATCAAGGATACAG TGAAGATGAACGTAACCACACTATgacctcccatcggtga